One window of Desulfovibrio aminophilus genomic DNA carries:
- a CDS encoding cofactor-independent phosphoglycerate mutase — MKFLFLIADGMGDWPLESLGGKTPLQAASTPNLDAMAATAVLGRCRTVPEGMAPGSDVANMALLGFDPAKHHTGRGPIEAAAQGLALDPDDLVWRCNLVTVTDLGLSGVMRDYSAGHITSEAALPLLLDLQERLGDETFTFHPGVQYRHLLVQKGGALEDEAKLAVRPPHDITDKPIKPDLATFSRSPRLWDLLHGSAERLARKDNATKANSIWPWGQGRPLHLPDFGATFGLSGAVISAVDLVRGLGRAAGMEVIEVPGATGLLDTNYEGKVEAALKFLETGDFVFVHLEGPDECGHAGDAADKTEAIARFDARVVGPLRRALGDDAAWLIACDHYTPIKERTHTPDPVPFLFQAPGVTGQGAAAFDETTADAAGLLLEQGHTLLSWCLERMKG; from the coding sequence ATGAAATTCCTCTTCCTCATCGCCGACGGCATGGGCGACTGGCCCCTGGAGTCCCTGGGCGGCAAGACCCCGCTCCAGGCCGCGTCCACCCCGAACCTGGACGCCATGGCCGCCACGGCCGTCCTGGGCCGCTGCCGCACGGTGCCCGAGGGCATGGCCCCGGGCTCGGACGTGGCCAACATGGCCCTGCTGGGCTTCGACCCGGCCAAGCACCACACCGGCCGGGGCCCCATCGAGGCCGCGGCCCAGGGCCTGGCCCTGGACCCCGACGACCTCGTCTGGCGCTGCAATCTCGTCACGGTCACGGATCTGGGCCTTTCCGGCGTGATGCGCGACTACTCCGCCGGGCACATCACCAGCGAGGCCGCGCTGCCGCTCCTGCTCGACCTCCAGGAGCGCCTGGGCGACGAGACGTTCACCTTCCATCCCGGGGTGCAATACCGCCACCTGCTCGTGCAGAAGGGCGGAGCCTTGGAGGACGAGGCCAAGCTGGCCGTCCGGCCGCCCCACGACATCACGGACAAGCCGATCAAGCCCGACCTGGCGACCTTCTCGCGCTCCCCGCGCCTCTGGGACCTCCTGCACGGGTCCGCCGAACGGCTGGCGCGCAAGGACAACGCCACCAAGGCCAACTCCATCTGGCCCTGGGGCCAGGGCCGCCCCCTGCATCTGCCCGACTTCGGCGCAACCTTCGGGCTCTCGGGCGCGGTCATCTCGGCCGTGGACCTGGTGCGCGGCCTGGGCCGGGCCGCCGGAATGGAGGTCATCGAGGTGCCCGGGGCCACCGGCCTGCTGGACACGAACTACGAGGGCAAGGTGGAGGCCGCGCTCAAGTTCCTGGAGACCGGGGACTTCGTCTTCGTGCACCTGGAGGGGCCGGACGAATGCGGCCACGCGGGCGACGCCGCCGACAAGACCGAGGCCATCGCCCGCTTCGACGCCCGCGTCGTGGGACCGTTGCGCCGGGCCCTGGGCGACGACGCGGCCTGGCTCATCGCCTGCGACCACTACACGCCGATCAAGGAACGCACGCACACCCCGGACCCGGTGCCCTTCCTCTTCCAGGCTCCGGGCGTCACGGGCCAGGGAGCGGCGGCCTTCGACGAAACCACCGCCGACGCCGCCGGGCTTCTGCTGGAGCAGGGGCACACGCTGTTGAGCTGGTGCCTGGAGCGCATGAAGGGATGA
- a CDS encoding thioesterase family protein, with translation MTTNRDFPSADSWLAHRVSYGETDAMGVVYYAEYFHFFERSRSLFIRDRGMSYAEVEERGIYLPVREASCRYRTPARFDDELWVRCGVSEWRRASLLFAYEVYKADRTEIVATGMTEHACVNKDGRPVRVPDWLKGLFG, from the coding sequence ATGACGACGAACCGCGACTTTCCCAGCGCCGACTCCTGGCTGGCGCATCGCGTGTCCTACGGCGAGACCGACGCCATGGGCGTGGTCTACTACGCTGAATATTTTCACTTCTTCGAGCGCTCGCGCAGCCTGTTCATCCGCGACCGGGGCATGAGCTACGCCGAGGTGGAGGAGCGGGGCATCTATCTGCCCGTGCGCGAGGCCTCCTGCCGCTACCGGACTCCGGCCCGTTTCGACGACGAATTGTGGGTCCGCTGCGGAGTGAGCGAATGGCGGCGCGCCTCCCTGCTCTTCGCCTATGAAGTCTACAAGGCTGATCGCACCGAAATCGTCGCCACCGGCATGACCGAGCACGCCTGCGTCAACAAGGACGGCCGCCCGGTGCGCGTGCCGGACTGGCTCAAGGGGCTGTTCGGCTAA
- a CDS encoding twin-arginine translocase TatA/TatE family subunit, with product MFGVGSTELLVILVIAFLVFGSNKLPEIGASMGKAIRAFRSAGEEPEKVEDKAHSNDEKGEP from the coding sequence ATGTTTGGAGTCGGTTCCACGGAATTGCTGGTCATTCTGGTCATCGCCTTCTTGGTGTTCGGCTCGAACAAATTGCCTGAAATCGGCGCGAGCATGGGCAAGGCCATCCGCGCCTTCCGCTCGGCCGGGGAAGAGCCCGAGAAGGTTGAGGACAAGGCGCATTCAAATGACGAAAAAGGTGAACCTTGA
- a CDS encoding amidohydrolase family protein translates to MRIDVHTHAFHPKIAQKVLDQLSDHYGIPPVGDGTVEDLLTRAARAGLDRVMLHTAATDPSQVVPANNWAIELTRKHPEVVAFGSLHPDYPDNEREIERLTKAGITGLKFHPDFQGFFLDSPGFRRLMEMVPERFTLMIHVGDDLPPEKNPSCPMKLAALLRDFPGRRVIAAHMGGYLHWKWALEHLVGRDVFMDTSSTLAFIPDEMLRAIWNGHPRERMLFGSDYPLFDPGAEMHVLQRRLALTDEALESLLQAGTVLLP, encoded by the coding sequence ATGCGCATCGACGTCCATACCCACGCCTTCCACCCCAAGATCGCCCAGAAGGTCCTGGACCAGCTCTCGGACCACTACGGCATTCCGCCCGTGGGCGACGGCACGGTGGAGGACCTCCTGACCCGAGCCGCCCGCGCCGGGCTGGACCGGGTCATGCTCCACACGGCGGCCACGGACCCCTCCCAGGTGGTCCCGGCCAACAACTGGGCCATCGAGCTGACCCGTAAGCATCCCGAGGTGGTGGCCTTCGGCTCCCTGCACCCGGACTACCCGGACAACGAGCGCGAAATCGAGCGCCTGACCAAGGCGGGCATCACGGGACTCAAGTTCCACCCCGACTTCCAGGGATTCTTCCTGGACTCCCCGGGCTTCCGCCGGCTCATGGAGATGGTCCCGGAACGCTTCACGCTCATGATCCACGTGGGCGACGACCTGCCCCCGGAAAAGAACCCCTCCTGCCCCATGAAGCTGGCGGCCCTGCTGCGCGACTTCCCCGGACGCCGGGTCATCGCCGCGCATATGGGCGGCTACCTGCATTGGAAATGGGCCCTGGAGCACCTCGTGGGCCGGGACGTCTTCATGGACACCTCCAGCACCCTGGCCTTCATCCCGGACGAAATGCTCCGGGCCATCTGGAACGGCCACCCCCGCGAGCGCATGCTCTTCGGCTCGGACTACCCGCTCTTCGATCCCGGAGCCGAGATGCACGTGCTCCAGCGCCGCCTGGCGCTCACCGACGAGGCCCTGGAATCCCTGCTCCAGGCCGGAACCGTTCTCCTGCCCTGA
- the porD gene encoding pyruvate synthase subunit PorD, translating to MAKKSLCAWQELALGAAVLEPGSAAGLKTGDWRTLIPRLDEEKCIKCGMCELYCPEFCISEHGDGFFRPDYDYCKGCGICANECPKEAISMVLEEK from the coding sequence ATGGCCAAGAAGTCCCTGTGCGCCTGGCAGGAGCTGGCCCTCGGAGCGGCCGTTCTGGAGCCGGGCAGCGCCGCCGGGTTGAAGACCGGCGACTGGCGCACCCTCATCCCGCGCCTGGACGAGGAGAAGTGCATCAAGTGCGGCATGTGCGAACTCTACTGCCCGGAGTTCTGCATCAGCGAACACGGCGACGGCTTCTTCCGGCCGGACTACGACTACTGCAAGGGCTGCGGCATCTGCGCCAACGAATGCCCCAAAGAGGCCATCAGCATGGTCCTGGAGGAGAAGTGA
- the porA gene encoding pyruvate ferredoxin oxidoreductase: MLKKRVGIEVSLAVAEAVKLARAQVVSAYPITPQTHIVEELSTYVANGELDAEFIPVESEHSAMSAAVGASAAGTRVYTATSSQGLALMHEILFIASAQRLPIVMTVANRSLSGPISIWNDHSDIMAERDIGWVQLFVEDGQESTELTIAAFKIAEDHRVLLPVAVNMDGFILTHMIEPVVFPEQAEVDAFLPPYSPALRLDPAKPVTMGPVGVPEVYMEAKKQCEQALLDSKAVVKEVLGEVNAAFDRKYDLVETNGKKKAKTLFVTMGSLGESVWSAVDALNEDGEDVGQVRIRLWRPFPVKEFKKACKGAKRLIVIDRAMSPGSVCGPVAQELKNVFYGDKDAPEIIDVVAGLGGRDVPVADFREMYRLAKKGKLDKTYTLWGVDGNAD, translated from the coding sequence ATGCTCAAGAAGCGCGTCGGCATCGAAGTCTCCCTGGCCGTGGCCGAAGCCGTGAAGCTGGCCCGGGCCCAGGTCGTCTCGGCCTACCCCATCACCCCCCAGACCCACATCGTGGAGGAGCTGTCCACTTACGTGGCCAACGGCGAGCTGGACGCGGAGTTCATCCCCGTGGAGTCCGAGCACTCGGCCATGAGCGCGGCGGTCGGAGCCTCGGCCGCCGGGACCCGCGTGTACACGGCCACCTCCTCCCAGGGCCTGGCCCTGATGCACGAAATCCTGTTCATCGCCTCGGCCCAGCGGCTGCCCATCGTCATGACCGTGGCCAACCGCTCCCTGTCCGGGCCCATCTCCATCTGGAACGACCATTCGGACATCATGGCCGAGCGCGACATCGGCTGGGTCCAGCTCTTCGTCGAGGACGGCCAGGAGTCCACCGAACTGACCATCGCGGCCTTCAAGATCGCCGAGGACCACCGCGTGCTCCTGCCCGTGGCCGTGAACATGGACGGCTTCATCCTCACGCACATGATCGAGCCTGTGGTCTTCCCGGAGCAGGCCGAGGTGGACGCCTTCCTGCCGCCCTACTCCCCGGCCCTGCGCCTCGACCCGGCCAAGCCCGTGACCATGGGCCCGGTGGGCGTGCCCGAGGTCTACATGGAGGCCAAGAAGCAGTGCGAACAGGCCCTGCTGGACTCCAAGGCCGTGGTCAAGGAGGTGCTCGGCGAGGTGAACGCGGCCTTCGACCGCAAGTACGACCTCGTGGAGACCAACGGCAAAAAGAAGGCCAAGACCCTCTTCGTGACCATGGGCTCCCTGGGCGAGAGCGTCTGGAGCGCCGTGGACGCGCTCAACGAGGACGGCGAGGACGTGGGCCAGGTGCGCATCCGCCTCTGGCGGCCGTTCCCGGTGAAGGAGTTCAAGAAGGCCTGCAAGGGGGCCAAGCGGCTCATCGTCATCGACCGGGCCATGAGCCCCGGCTCCGTCTGCGGCCCGGTGGCCCAGGAACTGAAGAACGTCTTCTACGGCGACAAGGACGCGCCCGAGATCATCGACGTGGTCGCCGGGCTGGGCGGGCGGGACGTGCCCGTGGCCGATTTCCGCGAAATGTACCGTCTGGCCAAGAAGGGCAAGCTGGACAAGACCTACACGCTCTGGGGGGTGGACGGCAATGCTGACTGA
- the porB gene encoding pyruvate synthase subunit PorB gives MLTDIAIDYEKITAKNLPKECMISSGHRACQGCGEILAMGMVTKAAGRDIVVANATGCMEIVTSPYPQTAWKLPWMHVAFENTAAVGSGIEAGLKVLHRQGKIKKKPHVICFAGDGATADIGLQALSGALERGHDMLYVCLDNEAYMNTGIQRSSSTPWGATTTTSPAGKQSKGQHTQKKNLPLIAAAHGIPYVATASPAFHLDLMNKVRKALAVDGPAYLHVYAPCPTGWGLAGAKSVEIARLAVNTKVFPLYEVIGGRFVISRKPAKPQPVLDYLKPQRRFRHLGENDVAAIQHSVDAAWDYLERLAKATGKDEE, from the coding sequence ATGCTGACTGACATCGCCATCGACTACGAGAAGATCACGGCCAAGAACCTGCCCAAGGAGTGCATGATCTCCTCCGGCCACCGCGCCTGTCAGGGCTGCGGCGAAATCCTGGCCATGGGCATGGTGACCAAGGCCGCCGGCAGGGACATCGTGGTGGCCAACGCCACGGGCTGCATGGAGATCGTCACCTCGCCCTATCCCCAGACCGCCTGGAAGCTGCCCTGGATGCACGTGGCCTTCGAGAACACGGCCGCCGTGGGCTCGGGCATCGAGGCCGGGCTCAAGGTCCTGCACCGCCAGGGCAAGATCAAGAAGAAGCCGCACGTGATCTGTTTCGCGGGTGACGGGGCCACGGCCGACATCGGCCTCCAGGCCCTGTCCGGGGCTCTGGAGCGCGGCCACGACATGCTCTACGTCTGCCTGGACAACGAAGCATACATGAACACGGGCATCCAGCGCTCCAGCTCCACGCCCTGGGGCGCCACGACCACCACCTCGCCCGCGGGTAAGCAGAGCAAGGGCCAGCACACCCAGAAGAAGAACCTGCCGCTCATCGCGGCGGCCCACGGCATCCCTTACGTGGCCACCGCCTCCCCGGCCTTCCACCTGGACCTGATGAACAAGGTCCGCAAGGCCCTGGCCGTGGACGGCCCGGCCTACCTGCACGTCTACGCCCCCTGCCCCACGGGCTGGGGACTGGCCGGGGCCAAGTCCGTGGAAATCGCCCGGCTGGCCGTGAACACCAAGGTCTTCCCGCTCTACGAGGTCATCGGCGGCCGCTTCGTCATCAGCCGCAAGCCCGCCAAACCCCAGCCCGTGCTGGACTACCTCAAGCCGCAGCGCCGCTTCCGCCACCTGGGCGAAAACGACGTGGCCGCCATCCAGCACAGCGTGGACGCGGCCTGGGACTATCTGGAGAGGTTGGCGAAAGCCACGGGGAAAGACGAAGAGTAA
- a CDS encoding ABC transporter ATP-binding protein, whose translation MDQLPARPPRLALPDAEPLVALRGLTKRFGKVTANDDITLEIRPGRIKALLGENGAGKSTLMSMLAGRLAPDAGHIEVDGREVRFASAREAIGAGIGMVYQHFMLVNAMTVAENVLLGQEKGFFVNPREMERRVAELAAQYRLDIDPAARVGDLSMGEKQRVEILKLLARESRVLIFDEPTAVLTPEETFRLFEALWSMTSQGKAVVFISHKLEEVLAIADEIAILRAGRVEAELTPEEIGSKADLARIMVGKDVLLEVDHEAAELRETVLEVKNLTGLGLSDVSMSLRRGEVLAVVGVAGNGQKALVEAVCGLIQPPRDTVFILDKPWREYYADPDWKHTLSYIPEDRLGLATMPNKNLVDNMLLTTRKGFKAGPLLQKARAVADTRELVRKFNIKPGRVRVLAWQLSGGNLQKAVLARELYREPKLIVAEQPTQGLDVAATEEVWRRLLDARDMAGILLVTGDLNEALQLADRVAVMYRGRIVETFPIADKESVDKIGLFMAGVTDS comes from the coding sequence GTGGACCAGCTGCCCGCCCGCCCGCCCCGTCTGGCCCTGCCCGACGCCGAGCCCCTGGTGGCCCTGCGCGGGTTGACCAAACGCTTCGGCAAGGTCACGGCCAACGACGACATCACCCTGGAAATCCGTCCGGGCCGGATCAAGGCCCTGCTCGGGGAAAACGGCGCGGGCAAGAGCACGCTCATGAGCATGCTGGCCGGCCGCCTGGCCCCGGACGCCGGGCATATCGAGGTGGACGGCCGCGAGGTCCGCTTCGCCTCGGCCCGCGAGGCCATCGGCGCGGGCATCGGCATGGTCTACCAGCACTTCATGCTGGTGAACGCCATGACCGTGGCCGAGAACGTGCTCCTGGGCCAGGAAAAGGGCTTCTTCGTCAATCCCCGGGAGATGGAGCGCCGGGTGGCCGAGCTGGCCGCCCAGTACCGCCTGGACATCGATCCGGCCGCGCGCGTGGGCGACCTGTCCATGGGCGAGAAGCAGCGGGTGGAGATCCTCAAGCTCCTGGCCCGCGAAAGCCGGGTGCTCATCTTCGACGAACCCACGGCCGTGCTCACGCCGGAGGAGACCTTCCGCCTCTTCGAAGCCCTCTGGTCCATGACCAGCCAAGGCAAGGCCGTGGTCTTCATCAGCCACAAGCTGGAAGAGGTCCTGGCCATCGCCGACGAGATCGCCATCCTGCGCGCCGGGCGGGTGGAGGCCGAGCTGACCCCGGAGGAGATCGGCTCCAAGGCCGACCTGGCCCGGATCATGGTCGGCAAGGACGTGCTCCTGGAGGTGGACCACGAGGCCGCCGAACTTCGCGAAACCGTGCTGGAGGTGAAGAACCTCACCGGCCTGGGGCTCTCGGACGTGTCCATGAGCCTGCGCCGGGGCGAGGTCCTGGCCGTGGTGGGCGTGGCCGGAAACGGCCAGAAGGCCCTGGTGGAGGCGGTTTGCGGGCTGATCCAGCCCCCGCGCGACACGGTCTTCATCCTGGACAAGCCCTGGCGCGAGTACTACGCGGACCCGGACTGGAAGCACACCCTGTCCTACATTCCCGAGGACCGGCTGGGCCTGGCCACCATGCCCAACAAGAACCTCGTGGACAACATGCTGCTCACCACGCGCAAGGGCTTCAAGGCTGGTCCCCTGTTGCAGAAGGCCCGGGCCGTGGCCGACACCCGCGAGCTGGTGCGCAAGTTCAACATCAAGCCCGGCCGGGTGCGCGTGCTGGCCTGGCAGCTCTCGGGCGGCAACCTCCAGAAGGCCGTGCTGGCCCGCGAACTCTACCGCGAGCCCAAGCTCATCGTGGCCGAGCAGCCCACCCAGGGCCTGGACGTGGCGGCCACCGAGGAGGTCTGGCGCAGGCTCCTGGACGCCCGGGACATGGCCGGAATCCTGCTCGTCACCGGCGACCTGAACGAGGCCCTGCAATTGGCCGACCGGGTGGCGGTGATGTACCGGGGCCGGATCGTGGAGACCTTCCCGATCGCGGACAAGGAGAGTGTGGACAAGATCGGCCTGTTCATGGCCGGGGTCACGGATTCCTGA
- a CDS encoding ABC transporter permease, producing MDWEIIVALLAAAVQSGTPVLYATLGEMLSEKGGVLNLGVEGMMSVAALAAFLTAFLTGSPWLGFLAGGLAGACLASLHALVCIRFLGNQVVSGLALTILGLGLTHFFGTPYIGLAAPGFSKFALPGLGDLPGLGPVLFRQDALVYLSYVLPFVFWLVMRRTSLGMAITATGEMPAAAAAAGLKPLRLRALSAVGGGFLVGLGGAYLSLAYTHLWTNGLSAGRGWIAVALVIFAFWRPGRAVAGAYLFGGVMAFQLRLQATGTNLPSSLLLMLPYALTVIVLVLSAWRGHGTDAPAALGVNIEPEG from the coding sequence GTGGACTGGGAAATCATCGTCGCGCTCCTGGCCGCCGCCGTGCAGTCGGGCACTCCGGTGCTCTACGCCACCCTGGGCGAGATGCTTTCGGAGAAGGGCGGGGTGCTCAACCTGGGCGTGGAGGGCATGATGAGCGTGGCCGCCCTGGCGGCCTTCCTCACCGCCTTCCTCACGGGCTCGCCCTGGCTGGGGTTCCTGGCCGGAGGGCTGGCCGGGGCCTGTCTGGCCTCGCTGCACGCCCTGGTCTGCATCCGCTTCCTGGGCAACCAGGTGGTCTCCGGCCTGGCCCTGACCATCCTGGGCCTGGGCCTCACGCATTTCTTCGGCACGCCGTACATCGGGCTGGCCGCGCCGGGCTTCTCCAAGTTCGCACTCCCGGGCCTGGGCGACCTGCCGGGCCTGGGGCCGGTGCTCTTCCGCCAGGACGCCCTGGTCTACCTGTCCTACGTGCTGCCGTTCGTATTCTGGCTTGTCATGCGCCGCACCAGCCTGGGCATGGCCATCACGGCCACCGGCGAGATGCCCGCCGCGGCGGCCGCCGCCGGGCTCAAGCCCCTGCGGTTGCGCGCCCTGTCGGCGGTGGGCGGCGGCTTCCTGGTGGGCCTGGGCGGAGCCTATCTCTCCCTGGCCTACACCCACCTCTGGACCAACGGGCTTTCCGCCGGGCGCGGCTGGATCGCCGTGGCCCTGGTCATCTTCGCCTTCTGGCGGCCGGGCCGGGCCGTGGCCGGGGCCTATCTCTTCGGCGGGGTCATGGCCTTCCAGCTGCGGCTCCAGGCCACGGGCACGAACCTGCCCTCGTCGCTGCTGCTCATGCTGCCCTATGCCCTGACCGTGATCGTGCTCGTGCTCTCGGCCTGGCGCGGACATGGAACCGACGCCCCGGCGGCCCTGGGCGTGAACATCGAGCCGGAGGGCTGA
- a CDS encoding ABC transporter permease, giving the protein MAAFRVIKRDEPWRGGALVIVLGALAFSLSAAILMLAAQGKSPLQGALVLWQGTFGHLFALEDALRKAVPIFLCSLGVAVAFRMQVWNIGAEGQFALGAMAATWAALSFPALPKPLLLPLMFLAALAAGGLWAFIPAWLKLRFKVSEIITTLMLNYIAILLLDYLVFGVWKDPSSFGFPMTPEFSPNAILGPIGGTRLHWGLAVCAVAGVGFWAFFRFTILGYELKAGGEGARVARYAGLRYGFLVAFVMAVSGALSGLAGCVETSAALGRLQPSIMTGYGYTAIVVAWLARLEPLPIALASFLLALLRVGVENLQLEMQVPAAYGSIMEGLILLTVLAGQFFQTYRLERRRGE; this is encoded by the coding sequence ATGGCCGCGTTCCGCGTCATCAAGCGAGACGAGCCCTGGAGGGGGGGCGCCCTGGTCATCGTCCTGGGCGCCCTCGCCTTTTCCCTCTCGGCCGCCATCCTCATGCTGGCGGCCCAGGGCAAGTCGCCGTTGCAGGGCGCGTTGGTGCTCTGGCAGGGGACCTTCGGCCACCTCTTCGCCCTGGAGGACGCCCTGCGCAAGGCCGTGCCCATCTTCCTCTGCTCCCTGGGCGTGGCCGTGGCCTTCCGTATGCAGGTCTGGAACATCGGGGCCGAGGGCCAGTTCGCCCTGGGGGCCATGGCCGCCACCTGGGCGGCTCTGTCCTTCCCGGCCCTGCCCAAGCCGCTGCTCCTGCCGCTCATGTTCCTGGCGGCCCTGGCCGCCGGAGGCCTCTGGGCCTTCATTCCGGCCTGGCTCAAGCTGCGTTTCAAGGTGAGCGAGATCATCACCACGCTCATGCTGAACTACATCGCCATCCTGCTCCTGGACTACCTCGTCTTCGGAGTCTGGAAGGATCCCTCCAGCTTCGGCTTCCCCATGACCCCGGAGTTCAGCCCCAACGCCATCCTCGGCCCCATCGGCGGCACGCGCCTGCACTGGGGCCTGGCGGTCTGCGCGGTGGCCGGAGTGGGCTTCTGGGCCTTCTTCCGCTTCACGATCCTGGGTTATGAACTCAAGGCCGGCGGCGAGGGCGCGCGCGTGGCCCGTTACGCGGGCCTGCGCTACGGCTTCCTGGTGGCCTTCGTCATGGCCGTATCCGGGGCCCTGTCCGGCCTGGCCGGGTGCGTGGAGACCTCGGCCGCCCTGGGGCGGCTCCAGCCGAGCATCATGACCGGCTACGGCTACACGGCCATCGTGGTGGCCTGGCTGGCGCGCCTGGAGCCCCTGCCCATCGCCCTGGCCTCGTTCCTCCTGGCCCTGCTGCGTGTGGGCGTGGAGAACCTCCAACTGGAGATGCAGGTTCCGGCGGCGTACGGCTCGATCATGGAGGGGCTCATCCTGCTCACGGTGCTGGCCGGGCAGTTCTTCCAGACCTACCGCCTGGAACGGCGGCGCGGGGAGTAG
- a CDS encoding BMP family ABC transporter substrate-binding protein, which produces MKRTFKMLALCLGAVLVLGLAACDQKPEQKPAAQSAQSAQPAAETKAAPAPAAGKTLKVGFVYVSPVGDAGYSYAHHQGYKAVAAMPGVEASYVESVPEGADSERVITNMARKDFDLIFSTSFGFMDPSLKVAKEYPNVRIMHCSGFKTAPNMSNYFGRMYQARYLTGMLAGLMTKKNVLGYVAAFPIPEVIRGINAFTLGARSVNPKAQVRVVWTKTWYDPALEKDAAVSLLDVGADVLAQHQDSPAPQEAAQQRGVYSIGYNSDMSSFAPKAILTSAVWNWAPFYVKTVEEVKNGAWKGGQAIWEGMDKGVVDIAPYSQLVPEEVKAKVEAKRAELKAGKDEIFVGPIKDQSGKERIAAGQKASDPDLLGMTWFVEGVVGTTE; this is translated from the coding sequence ATGAAGCGCACGTTCAAGATGTTGGCCCTGTGTCTGGGCGCGGTGCTCGTCCTGGGCCTGGCCGCCTGTGACCAGAAGCCCGAGCAGAAGCCCGCGGCCCAGTCCGCGCAGTCCGCCCAGCCCGCCGCCGAGACCAAGGCCGCTCCGGCCCCGGCCGCCGGGAAGACGCTCAAGGTCGGCTTCGTCTACGTCTCGCCCGTGGGCGACGCCGGATACTCCTACGCCCACCATCAGGGCTACAAGGCCGTGGCCGCCATGCCCGGCGTGGAGGCCTCCTACGTGGAGTCCGTGCCCGAGGGCGCCGACTCCGAGCGCGTCATCACCAACATGGCCCGCAAGGATTTCGACCTGATCTTCTCTACCAGCTTCGGCTTCATGGACCCGAGCCTGAAGGTGGCCAAGGAGTATCCGAACGTCAGGATCATGCACTGCTCGGGCTTCAAGACCGCCCCGAACATGAGCAACTACTTCGGCCGCATGTACCAGGCCCGCTATCTCACGGGCATGCTCGCGGGCCTGATGACCAAGAAGAACGTCCTCGGCTACGTGGCCGCGTTCCCGATTCCCGAGGTCATCCGGGGCATCAACGCCTTCACCCTGGGCGCGCGCTCCGTGAACCCCAAGGCCCAGGTCCGCGTGGTCTGGACCAAGACCTGGTATGACCCGGCCCTGGAGAAGGACGCCGCCGTGAGCCTGCTGGACGTGGGCGCGGACGTCCTGGCCCAGCACCAGGACTCCCCGGCCCCGCAGGAGGCCGCCCAGCAGCGCGGCGTCTACAGCATCGGCTACAACTCCGACATGAGCTCCTTCGCGCCCAAGGCCATCCTGACCTCCGCCGTTTGGAACTGGGCTCCGTTCTATGTGAAGACCGTGGAAGAGGTGAAGAACGGCGCCTGGAAGGGCGGACAGGCCATCTGGGAAGGCATGGACAAGGGCGTGGTGGACATCGCCCCCTATAGCCAGCTGGTTCCCGAGGAAGTCAAGGCCAAGGTCGAGGCCAAGCGCGCCGAGCTCAAGGCGGGCAAGGACGAGATCTTCGTCGGCCCGATCAAGGACCAGTCCGGCAAGGAGCGCATCGCCGCCGGGCAGAAGGCCTCCGATCCCGACCTGCTGGGCATGACCTGGTTCGTCGAGGGCGTGGTCGGCACCACCGAGTAG
- the gpt gene encoding xanthine phosphoribosyltransferase produces the protein MYPISWEQLHRDCRALSWRLMDKGPFEGIHAVTRGGLVPAAIIARELDIRLIDTVCVSSYDWQKQGGATLLKEVRGDGAGWLLVDDLVDTGRTARLVREMLPRAHFATVYAKPEGRPLVDTFITEVSQDTWILFPWDAESRFVQPIVKKGV, from the coding sequence ATGTATCCCATTTCCTGGGAGCAGCTGCACCGGGACTGCCGGGCCCTGTCCTGGCGGCTCATGGACAAGGGGCCCTTCGAGGGCATCCACGCCGTGACCCGGGGCGGCCTGGTTCCGGCGGCCATCATCGCCCGCGAACTGGACATCCGGCTCATCGACACGGTCTGCGTCTCCAGCTATGACTGGCAAAAGCAGGGCGGGGCCACGCTGCTCAAGGAAGTTCGCGGCGACGGCGCGGGCTGGCTCCTGGTGGACGACCTGGTGGACACCGGGCGCACCGCGCGCCTCGTCCGGGAGATGCTGCCCAGGGCCCACTTCGCCACGGTCTACGCCAAGCCCGAAGGACGTCCCCTGGTGGACACCTTCATCACCGAGGTGAGCCAGGACACCTGGATCCTGTTTCCATGGGACGCGGAGTCCCGGTTCGTTCAGCCCATCGTCAAGAAAGGCGTCTGA